The Primulina eburnea isolate SZY01 chromosome 18, ASM2296580v1, whole genome shotgun sequence genome segment ATTAGTCAAGGATATTCGATTGATATAAATATAATCGTGTTGTTATAATGCTCGTTAATCCATCAATATATATAGAATCGGACATTTATCAGTTTAGGGTCCGATTTTAGTaagtgtcactagtccagaTGCAGGCTCCAAAATTGTCTCGAGCCTAAAATCACGAATAAGACCGTTGGAACGGGACCAGGAGGATGTCCTGAAGTAGCTCCTTCGACGGTCAAGTAAGAGACTGAGGATATAAATGGAGAaaagctaagggtgctgctgaaaaacaatatagtgaatgaatcAACCGAACACTCAAACATGATATTTGTATGAGAATAATTGGGCCCTTGATGGGTCTGTCTTCCATTCGAACTAGGGATGGGTCAAGGGTAGTGAGCTCATCCATGAGATATCAAGTTTAAACCGTATAACCGTCCTCTTAGTAAATCTACAAAACTTGGAACTTTTCATAGTCGAAAAAATAGTAGGGTGATGTGCCAAACCATGGTCGTTAATTCTATAAACTTAGACGCATACGATAGTAAAATGTATAACATTGACTTTGATATGAATTATAAAACCAAATATTTAGTGATTGCCTAATAACTATAACTAGTAGTATTTGTGCAATTCGCTCAATTtacaaattcatccaaaattTGTGTACATTGAATAAATATGTTTTCTAGTGTATAACACAAATATCCATTACTATGGATGTAATGTACTATTTTTATCTAGGCAAaagcttgtgtgagacggtatcacgggtTTTATTTTGTGAAACTGATTTCttgtttgggtcatccatgaaaaaaatattacttttatgttaAGATTATTAATTTCTATTATGGATATCGTTATAGCTGactcgtttcacagataaagattcgtaagaacGTCTGACAAAAAACCTACTTTTATGTATAAAAAACCAAAAGGGGTCCAATTTGATTATGCAGTTGTTGGGGCAACCAATTCACGAGTCCTTGTCAATTTGCTGGCGAGTAGGACCATCCCAAAGCTTGCTTCTCAACAGGGGCATCTCACATCCCGACAAGGGATACGAGGAAgcgataaatatatatatatatatattttttaaaataatatcttgGAAAAATTTAGGGGAATAAAAGAGagatataaaattattattggtaaaaatacatttttagtcCTCATACTTTCTTAATAAAATACTTAATAAAATTTTGGCAAAGATAAAAGAAGCTAAATAATAGAACATCtacaatataaatatttattaaatatatatacgaatagaaattattttaattattaacatAAAGAAAACTTAGATCAACAgatcaaaattaattaaaatttgtaGTAAAAAAACTTACACGATAAAtcatttttgaataaaaatttattgagtaggtctcttgtgagacggtctcacgaatctttatctgtgagacatgtcaaccatactcatattcacaataaaaagtaatattctcatcacaaaaagtaatacttttcatggatggtctaaataagagatctgtttcacaaaatcCGATCagttagaccgtctcacacatgtTTTTGCCAAATTTATAAACCATGgattataaattttataaaaaaaattcatgattataaaatttgttagtTCACGTACTaacttttagatttttttttataaatattattttgattttgcttaaatattaatgtaagaatattattattattatatgaaGATAAGACTACTAGAACTCTCAAACTTATTAAAATCACGATGCTAGcatttgattatttttaaatgagtaggtcttatgtgagatcgtctcacggatctcaatctgtgagacgggtcaattctacccatattcaccataaaaagtaatacccttagcataaaaagtaatactttttcatggattatccaaatagagacccgtctcacaaaatatgacccgtgagaccgtctcacacaagtttttgtctttttaaaTTAAgtaatcaaaattatttttaaaataaaaaaaaaatgatgatttttttattatttttatatgaaaattgaaagaaaataaaaaatagagcTCGGGATTAATTTTGGTCATTAGAATTTAATGAATATCATAAATTAGTCCCCCACCAATATATTTAACTTGAAATAATTTTGTTGCAATGAGTTTTTACGTGAAAGCCGAGACCATAAAATTACACACATTTCAAGTCAACATTGTGTGTGGGGCCGTTCCATGAATAGCCAAAGCCTGTGATGGGCTTCGACGGAAAGCCCATTTTGAAGCATACACTTTAAAATCCACTTGAAAACCATCTTTTTAATATctcaaattatatataatttgtgTCGTATATGGGTCGTATACGAAAATGGAGGAattatcttgaatattttaaaTCGTGATTTAAATATACTAAATATCTACTCAATAACATTCCTCAAAGAAGCATGACAAAGATTGAACTACTCTTTAGCATCTTCAAGATACCGATATTGACCTATGAATTCTTGAAGATGATAACGTACTCGAAAAAGAGCCAAGAATTGACGTCGATTTGGATATACATCATCGACAATATTTACCCACTAAATCATATTTGTAGAGTTAATTAACTAATGAataatatacataatttttGAAAACTGCAAAAATATAAATAGTCAGTAACATGCAAACAATATgccaaatgaaaaaaaataaacaagataattatttttggatgaaaataaataataagtatgttAAGATATTTGTAACTAGGGtaatttcataaaattttaatataattaatttattatagttatttttatatatgtgtgttgataaacttataaaattatatatcaacacacacatatattatcattcaagttaataaaaattatgtataataattttgaattataatcaaaattaagatattgaataaataaaattataaaaaaaataatcaaacatCAAATgtcatataataattaataaaaaaaattacattttacttataaaaattaattattatttttaatttataggtaaaaaataattataatttttttattatgtagtgtaataattttttaaatttttaataaatataattctAAATTTTATGAGGTTTTGAAATtggaatttcaaaaataaaatgaacgATGTTAATATTTTTGATTTTAAACTGTCATTAAcgataaatttttctttttaaaattaaaagtaagaaaaaaaaatagatgaaaaaataatgaaaattttagTCTTTGTATTGAGTATGTGAGTTTGAGAGATGTATAAATTAAATGTACATCCAAATCTTTTGGTTgaatcaaaattttttttttgacatttATTGTTGCACCTTATGTTATAATTTTTGTACTTAATAGAATTTCACCGAGTCATTAAAACTTTATTGATATTTAGAATGCCTATAAACTTTTCTAAAGTTTTTAAAAGTTAAGTTTGAATACCATATGACTTTTTAAAATTCTGCAAAAGTTTATATTAAATACCACCAACTTTTATAGAGTATATAACAGTCTAATTTGAATACCTCTAAACTTTTATCCTCcataaaagtcattaaaaatcTGAAAACCTATTACCTCTCTAAGAACAAGCATAACTAATTTTAACAATGGCAACATTTATCCAACACTTTTTAACGATTGGTTTCCTACCTGCTCCTACTAAAATTCAACCAATCTTGCGCCTCTAAATTATTCTTCATTTATATAGAATGGAAGTAGTGAGTGAATAGGGAAAATCACGAATCCTCTCTGTTCTTGAAATAGATTATGCAAAATTACATCAATATCACAAAGTATAATAAGAATCAAAGATGATTAACAAGTATATTTAAcattgatttttttatataaaaaataagtacTGAATCCAAATTCGTCCATATTATtaaattgatatgattttcttataTATTAGACATATGAAAAGGGTGAGACAAGTGATATGAGAAGTCAGAAGAAATCAAGAGTAGGTACTGGTCAGTATCCAGAATATATATTTCTACTACTTGGTTCAAAATTATCCAGagataaaacataaatcatATAACAAGATTTTCAAAAAAACTCGCGTTTTGAAAACACACATATATAACTGGTCGTTTTAACAAGAACATATCTAAACTATTTTACTAAGTTTGAGACACTTAGAGTAACTAACTTTGGTGTCATggtctgttttaataattacatatattaataaaatgttaaaattttaatgtaagTTATATGTCGTTCAGCGAATAGAGTCATTGTTTCTTGATGTTTAGATTATATGTTCATTCTCACATAGgtcttcttttatttttcaatttattttttaatttgtatatcaaaattatagtgTAGTCTctcactatttcttataattatattttgtataaaatATTCGAGACATCTTACACAAAAAGAATgaataaatctaaaagaaagTTCCTAAAAATTCTCACATGATATAAATAAAACTATCCTAGGAGAAAAGAAAACTAGATACCGATAAGCTAAATTTTAGCATATATTTCTTTgaagataaaaacttgtgtgagacgattacgcgggtcgtattttgtgatacaagtctattatttgagtcattaatgaaaaaatattgatttttatgtcaaaaatattgctttttattgtgaatatcggtacgATTAACCCGTCTTGCAGATAAAAAGACATAATCTTATTTGAATTGACATTAAAAAATCCCCCACCATTGATTAATTGGATAATGTAGTCAATTTGATCAATGATTTGCAATTACATGAATGAAATCATGACAAAGACAAGGCCGATATTTTAAGACACAAGTAAACTTCAaaaatccacaaaaacaaatcaTTAGTCCAAAAAAGACAGCCGccgaaattatttatttattttattttttatttatttcggGAGCACATCCATTTTGCGACAACACGACAAATACCCGATCATCGAAAATTATCCActtcaatttttatttaaatttatttctgaCGTGTGAGCATCGGGCATCTGCGTCTTACACGTGTTCCATGAGTAAATCACGGCCGTCCGATGGTGACAGCCGAAAGAAGCTTCAAGATGTAGGGCCAAACTTTTTATCCACTATTCTCCGTCCACCGAAAAGACGAAATTACCCCCCATAACTAATAaacaattattaattaattaattgatttagttttttttatatataaataataaccaattgtATACTTGAGATTAAATGACTCGAGTTTATTAAAAATGGATCTAAAGTATTATTGATACTAAATAAACTTAAAAGATAatgaattatataaaatataatctcaaaaatttaataaattggtTTTTGTTCGTCCTGCTTTCATAATTTCCTAGTCttattttgtgagttttgtCGACAGAAGGTATGTCAGCTAACGAGTTTcgataaacattaaaataagaGTAgatttcatgtgagaccgtctcacggatcttaatccgtgagacgggtcaaccctacccatattcacaataaaaagtaatactcttagcataataagtaatactttttcatggattacccaaataagagatccgtctcacaaatataacccgtgagaccgtctcacacaaatttttgtcttaaaataaaatttgatagAATGATTAAATTAGATTTGAATGaagttgaaaaaaaataaaaaatacatttgTATACATCGGTGAACTAAGGggtgaaaattttaatttggaatatatcaaaattaaatAGTTTTGATACGTAGTGTGTCTATTATTAAAGCAGTCTCATAGATCCTAacctgtgagacgggtcaaccctatcgatattaacaataaaaagtaatactcttagcataaaaaataataatttttcatagatgacccaaataagagatccgtatcacaaatacgacccgtgaaactgtATCACATAATTTTTTATCATATTATTAAGATGACACTGATCTACGAgatataatgaattatattaaaattgtaCTTTATATTGATAAATGATTATATATCTCAACGATGAGCACGATAGAAGTTGGGGGATTATATTCCTAAATTTTTTCTTAAGatgttagattttttttttgtcatttgttttaaaataatcagatGGTCCGAACTCTGAAGCTTTGATTCCCAAATTCGTAATTTCGAAACAAAAGAGAAAgtaaaaaatggaaaaaattaCCCACCTGTAAGAAATCGTTACGGAAAGTCGACACGTGTGAATTGCGGACGTAATTTATTCAACCATTTTCAACTTCAAATCGAATACGCATCCATTGTTCGTTTCGTCTTCTTCGAGTCATAGCTCAACAATTCTCCAAACTCGCCGAGTCGACGCGGGGATCCAGTGTTCCTCTCCTTTTCCTGCTCACCGGGTTCCACTGTTGTTCGATCCGAGCAGTAAAAATCCGGTGGAGTACCAGTTCATCGGCTTGTTAATGGTTCAGTTGATGAAAAACGGTAAATCGGAATCTCACAGCGAAAGGATGCCTCCGGTGAAGATGGAAGTGGAAGATCCTTTGGAAGAAGAGCATGGACCGCTTCAGAAGCGCGCCAAAGTAATTTTGtgtgatttatatattttcttcGTTTTTGTGCTTGCAGGTGTGTTttgaaaatttgtatttttttttatagaaaattTACTTGTTTCTGTGGGAATCACCAGCATAAATCTTCTGAAGGAGTGTtggttatattgatttattggtcaattttgatttttttgtttaaCCTGTTGTGTTGCTTTATATTTTTAGTCGTTGAGGTGTTCGTTtaggtttttttttattactaaTATTGATGCAAGctattattaatttttgaacTGGTTATGTAATTCATTGGTGATGAACTTGGGTTGGTCGATATTCTATATGATGTGTTGATTGGTGAATGATTTACTCGAAAGTTCCCGACTTGCTAAATTCGCGAGCGAAGAATTTATATACTGTACTCCTTATGTGGTGTGCGTATGCAATTAATTGTGATTCTTTGATTATTGTAAAATTAGTGGTATTTGGGATTTTACTTAATTTCCTTGGAACCCCCCCATCTATAAGCTGATCTTTGTggatttcaaaataataatgttgATATTTGGCTATTACGTTATTCATATGATATGTGCTTTCACTACTTTAACAGAGTCGAGCAATGGGAGGTTTCGAAGTTCCAGCATCACAATACAACCCACTTGCTGAGCCTAGTCCATTGGGTTTACGCCTGCGGAAAAGCCCTTCACTCTTGGAGTTGATCCAGATGAAACTATCCCAAGCAAATAAGGCGAAAGTTGGAAGTCATGGACATGGTAAAAAAGAACCAAAAGGTGGTGCTGCATCTGGCGATAAGCTGAAAGCTTCAAATTTTCCTGCTTTAATTCTTCAGATTGGAACCTGGGAGGTACGTTTCTGTGTGTGGAAGAAAATATGTGGGGCTTTAAAATGAAATTTTGGTTGAAATCATGGAAACATTTCCTGCCTCTGCAGTATAAATCTAGATACGAAGGAGACTTGGTGGCAAAATGTTATTTTGCAAAGCATAAGCTGGTGTGGGAAGTTCTTGATGGTggtcttaaaaataaaattgaatttcAGTGGTCCGATATCATGGCTCTGAAGGCAAATTACCCAGATGATGGTCCTGGAACTTTTGATGTTGTGGTATAAACCTTTGTTATCATTTTACTGGTTTTATAAGTATCTGGATGTTTAATTGCTTCTCCAATTACTGACACATTACCATGATATTTTCCCTCCTGTTGTTCCTGATGCAGCTGGCGCGACAACCTCTTTTCTTCAGGGAGACTAATCCTCAACCAAGGAAGCACACCCTCTGGCAGGCGACTGCAGATTTTACTGGGGGACAAGCAAGTATACACAGGTGAAATGAAATTTCATAACGTGCTTTGATATCCTTCTACGGCATGTCCTGGGATGCTGTAGCATTGTTATCAAATAATGTTTATAATCATGTGACATTCTAATTTCTCGTTGCAGGCGACATCATGTGGAGTGCCCACAGGGTTTGTTGGGAAAACATTTTGAAAAACTCATTCAATGTGATCCCCGTTTGAACATTCTCAGTCAGCAAGGCGAGATAACATCGGGTTCACCTTATTTTGAACCCAGGCACACTATGTTTGATGATCAGAATGAAAACAGTGAAATTGACTTGAATAAAGTGGGAAGCCCTTCCTTTTTCACcttacataataccaattcatcGTCAGGGGTTCAATCTTCTTCCTCTAAGAATGATCAAGATGCTCTTAGCAGAAATTCTGAATCGTATCCTCGTGAAACACCATCACCTAGTTCAGGTAAAATTGTCGCGAATTTTGAAGGTTTTGCTGAAATCTGGCTGAAGTTGCCGTTTCTTAGTAGTCACAACTTTGACTTTATCTATGTTTTAAGTATTTGGTCCTGCGCTGCTTCTGTTTGGATTTGTTATTTCAAGGCGGTAATATTTTAATGCTTAGTTTTGTTCCGTGTGTTTCTTTCTTTAGCAGAGTCAACCACATGAGCAATCTGCAGATTAAATTTGATCGAGGatctttcatttttttatgGTATCGAAATGTCTTCCTTCGTGATAACTGATAACCAATATTTGCCTGCCGTATCTGCTATAGTGTTGAACTCCAAAACAATAGTTTGATGATATCCCGGTGGCATATCCCGGAAATGTCTTTTTTACCATTTTCACCAGGTCTGCTCATAAGCTTAGATCCCAATAGATCCAGTGAAAAGCCGAGGAATCTGCCGGTCTCTATATTATACAGAGGCAATAGATTATCCAATACCATAGTTCCCAGCTTATTGTTCAACGCTTATTATAATTCTTTAGTTATGCCAATCAATCATTACTCTTTTCATTTTAGTTTGGACAGTTGCGTTTTAGATCTATATGTTTTCTGGTCTTTCAGCCCCAAAATCTTAAAATTGCCGCACGAGTGATTTGTAACCAGCTCCAAGTTATTCGTAGAACAAGATTATCAAAATCTTCTTCCTCGAAATGCTTtcggttattattgtttttgtcTGGCTGCAATTTACTTTTTGGTTTCCTTTAGGTTGGTAAGTTACtattgatttaattaatcacTCATTTTTATGTACTAACTAATTGAGGTaccatttaattattgtaatggTTGATATTTAACTTTTATCCGTAGTTTTCCTCTGGAATTTCAAGTAGTCATTTTCTGTACTGACCCTATGATCACAACAAATGCACTCAGTTAAGGACGCCATGGCTTCTGAAGATTTCAAACATGGTGGAATGGAGCAATTCAAAGCACTCAGCAACTGGGATCAGATCAGGGCACCCGGGCTCCATTCTTCCATGTCCATGAGTGACTTGGTGAGCCATCTTGAGAGCAGGATATCAGAGCACGGAACATCCAGCAATCCAGTTCTCTCGAGTGAGGATTGGCACAGTCTTGAAATATTGGACGATATAAACCGGTGCCTTTTTAGCGACCTCCAAAACATGCCAGACTCTGATGAGAAGCTGCTGATGTCCCGGGTGAATTCTCTTTGCTGCCTCCTGCAGAAAGATTCTGCAGCAGTTTCAAACTCCGAATCCAAAAACGACATTAATCCCAACTTCTCTTTCGAGCAAAAGAGAACTGACGAATACTACTCTGTTGGTGCATCCACTAGTGAATGCAGATCTGGTGTCCTTCATGACGAGTATAACGAAACATCCGGGTACAATCAGGCACCGGCTATGTCCAGGAAAGACTCGGTCGGAGAGTTACTGCTCAATCTCCCTAGGATAGCTTCTCTACCACAGTTCTTGTTCAATATCTCTGAAGATCTGGAGAGCCAAGCTAGATAACACGCCGCTTCGTCTTGTATATAAACATTTAGCGATAGTGTCGGGGATTCAGAAATTCAGATTGATGAAGAATCCTGTAAACTCTCATCTATGTGCTGGCTTTGAATCTCTGTTTGTATGTGTTATGTATTCTATTACATAATCAACGAGGTGCTGAAACATGTTTGTTTTGTATGCTTATATAGTCAGTCTTATCTTCGTTTTTAAGGTTGGGCAGAGTATTCCGCTGAAGGGTTGCGAGCCATGATTAACAGCGTATTGTGATTTGTCTGAAATTCGAGATTTCGAAATAAAGAGTTGAATTGTTAGCAAACTGGTCGGAGCAACGTGTAATATTAACAATTAGTCATACCACGAAACCTACTCTTGTCTTAGTTTGAGAAAATCTTTATATAGGAAAAACaatgattagtacgtaaatgataaagaaaatgattgtggtaggattgtaatatatggtgtataataatattatatttggtaagatttttaagtgtaggataaatttgaattttttgatgaaaagacaaaATTGCCCTTTCTTTTAGCGGCCGGTCGGAAACGGCTGACGGGGCGGCGGCCGGTGGTCGGCCGGCGGCGGTCGGTGGCGGggagtggtggtgagtttgaatataagagaagggtaaaattggaaaaataggaggtattatgagttggataaataatcctagggagtgaggaggtattattttaacccacctaatataacctaatcattcatatgagggattgacttggttaaataatcatGTGTACCAAACAAGGGATAAGgtgggttaaaaaaaataaacccacCATATCCCTCAAACCAAACACtaccttaatataaaaataatcatttttccaAGAATtctgaaattaattttattttgtaatCTTAAAATGCATTATGTAGGTAATTATATGTTGTCGGTAATAATTGTTCTGGTTGAGTAGAGCAATCGAAATATTGTGTTTGAGTTTCTATACGATTTTAATATTTGAGTTTTTTGATAAAATGGTAAGTGTTCGATCCTATAATGGGAAGGTCATAAATTTCGTTCTCAATAATTGCAAGAACTGTAATCATTGAAAGAAAGATTGTTGAGTGTAATAATTATCCCTAAACAATTGAAACGTCGTGGTTTAGTGTCTGAATCATAATTGTAagaaaatatgagtttcatggaTTCTAAAAAAAACCATGaccatatttatttatatattaggCTTAACTTTAATATTTAGTGTAAGATTTATAACTTAACAATAAAGGCTATAAATTAAATCCTAATATAATTGACTGAataaattatgatattatatctATCTTTTTGGAACAAAAATTATATTATCTTCGttacaatatttatttatgtatattCTCCACAGTGAAATGTGaatcttctatttttttttaaaatgcgagCTAGCATATGTAATTTCAAACGGGCACAATTAAGTTCACACGTGAATTTAATAAtccatgttttaaaatattaataatgcaTGTCTTTTATACTAGTACCAAATATATATTCATGATTATCACACGAGTTCGAGTCTAAGCTCGGTATCATACTATGAGCTCGATTTAAATTTTGTAGAGTCTGATCTCGAAAAAAACTCGATTGAGCATTAAATTTCAAGTTCGAGCTCGACCAGTAAAAATATCAACTTACTAGAGTTCGTGATCTAAAAGATTGAAAATGCTTGTAGCATAATTTTAAGATTTAAATTTTGTATTTATATGTAAATTCTATAtaacagtaaaaaaaaaaaaaaatagttactCATACTATCTTGGAAGCTACTCAAGTCAAACAATTAAAACTCAAACACAACTTGAGTTCggttaaataaagctcgagtcGAGTTTTCATCTAGCCACTCACGAACAACTTGACTCGCTTGTTACCTTAATTTTCTTAACTTATATTTACTCCACAATTAATTtgactaaatatttttttttaaaaaaaaaccagtCACATATGATACGACATTGGACTGCCTAAAAGGTAAATTTAAGCAAAAATGGGGCAACTCTCATCATCTCTTTGCCGGCTTTGAATGTGAATTACAAGACATCGAATTATTAAGCAAAAAATCATAGAGTTGTTCATGCATGATCGAATACTTGTCGCATTACCGGAAGTTATAATTGATTGTAAAAGctcaactcaaatattttaaaatgtccGTACAACACCTCAAACATAACATTTTGATTGCTCCCCTGGTAAAACAAATTATTACACCCCAACCTTTTATTTATAtactttaaaattaaataaaacaaagaTGTTATGAGGTAAAATAAAAGAGGTTGATTTTctcctttatttttattttttaaatgcatgCTATGATACATATAGTTTGACTGTGGCGGATTTTCCTAGCCTACATAAGTTCACACGTGAATTTTATAATCCATACATGTTGATTTTGGTTGGACCTATTATATAgtcatatatgtatatatttaatatgttgTTCATCTATTGCGTTTATCTCTGTACGCACCAACGAGGCGTCGTTCATTTATTGAATCGAATGTGATTAAACATATCCAAATTACATATCTAATAGATGATTGACACTTTATTTATAGataagtaggtctcttgtgagacggtttcaggaatctttatctgtgagacgggtcaacactaccgatattcacaataaaaagtaatactcttagtataaaaaataatactttttcatggacgacccaaataagagatccgtctcacaaaatacgatctttgagaccgtctcatacaaatttttgtctttataAATATAGAGATGACCGCGAacgacataaaaataattatttattttctaaatttaCCTGCCTAAGAATCATAGAGCAGGTAAATctagaaaataaataatttccaataataataataaaatatggcATATTCGCTCATATTTGACTATACCTAATATACTAGGATGCcaaaactgaaaataataaaataaaataaaataaaaaccaccaacttttcaaatttatatatgatatatacCGTCTATATAAATAAATGAAGCTCTTCTTCAAAACTACTCATCCAAAACCCTTCGCATATATTGTATACTTAACTCAAGAAAGATGAT includes the following:
- the LOC140819442 gene encoding uncharacterized protein, producing MVQLMKNGKSESHSERMPPVKMEVEDPLEEEHGPLQKRAKSRAMGGFEVPASQYNPLAEPSPLGLRLRKSPSLLELIQMKLSQANKAKVGSHGHGKKEPKGGAASGDKLKASNFPALILQIGTWEYKSRYEGDLVAKCYFAKHKLVWEVLDGGLKNKIEFQWSDIMALKANYPDDGPGTFDVVLARQPLFFRETNPQPRKHTLWQATADFTGGQASIHRRHHVECPQGLLGKHFEKLIQCDPRLNILSQQGEITSGSPYFEPRHTMFDDQNENSEIDLNKVGSPSFFTLHNTNSSSGVQSSSSKNDQDALSRNSESYPRETPSPSSVKDAMASEDFKHGGMEQFKALSNWDQIRAPGLHSSMSMSDLVSHLESRISEHGTSSNPVLSSEDWHSLEILDDINRCLFSDLQNMPDSDEKLLMSRVNSLCCLLQKDSAAVSNSESKNDINPNFSFEQKRTDEYYSVGASTSECRSGVLHDEYNETSGYNQAPAMSRKDSVGELLLNLPRIASLPQFLFNISEDLESQAR